One Triticum dicoccoides isolate Atlit2015 ecotype Zavitan chromosome 5B, WEW_v2.0, whole genome shotgun sequence genomic window carries:
- the LOC119305232 gene encoding B3 domain-containing protein Os12g0592300-like, with protein sequence MMVDEKGWCMRCREWQEHYYWEHMEDVSKISFFKLMTGDFQQRISIPERMSNSFIRKIADGGFTLKAPSGEEWRVGVEKIADELFLMPGWEEFAKARELQENDLLFFKCSGNGSFDVLIFDASGCEKVSCFFANKKGTSMHKQFDNIVSQHGEKHCILSDSDDTSMPLSQLVRSTHKAPTSKKPRKENESPNSSNYYLKNEVEQEEESDDDHIQSNNYYYSRIANCLTEDEREEIFGQVSIQSGNPVYVVVLQKAHVRPVNNLLIISSKFAADHLEGRSYEMLLLRPNRKEKWCLKYYHNRVTRGFNSRRWNKFVRDNMLREGYVCVFELMKGATKATMTVHVLRKVDDKFVLLG encoded by the exons ATGATGGTGGATGAGAAGGGATGGTGTATGAGGTGCAGGGAGTGGCAGGAGCACTACTACTGGGAGCACATGGAGGATGTGAGCAAGATCAGCTTCTTCAAGCTCATGACAGGAGATTTTCAGCAGCGCATT AGCATACCGGAGAGGATGTCCAACAGTTTCATCCGGAAGATCGCTGATGGAGGATTCACCCTCAAAGCACCAAGCGGCGAGGAATGGCGCGTTGGTGTCGAAAAGATTGCCGATGAGCTGTTCTTAATGCCAGGATGGGAGGAATTTGCCAAGGCTCGCGAACTGCAGGAGAATGACCTCTTGTTCTTCAAATGCAGTGGCAATGGCTCCTTTGATGTACTCATCTTCGACGCGAGCGGTTGCGAGAAGGTTTCATGTTTCTTTGCCAATAAAAAGGGTACCAGTATGCACAAACAGTTCGATAACATTGTATCTCAACACGGTGAAAAGCACTGCATTTTGAGTGattctgacgatactagcatgccaCTATCACAGCTGGTTCGGTCTACTCACAAGGCCCCCACTTCAAAGAAACCAA GGAAAGAGAATGAATCTCCAAACAGCAGCAACTATTATCTTAAGAACGAGGTGGAACAAGAAGAGGAAAGTGATGACGACCACATTCAATCCAACAACTACTACTACTCAAGGATTGCCAATTGCCTGACAGAAGATGAACGAGAGGAAATATTCGGGCAAGTATCAATTCAGTCTGGCAACCCTGTATATGTGGTTGTCCTGCAGAAGGCTCATGTTCGCCCTGTGAACAACCTACTG ATCATCTCCAGCAAGTTTGCAGCTGATCATCTTGAGGGGAGATCATATGAGATGCTGCTTCTCAGGCCAAACAGGAAAGAGAAATGGTGTCTGAAGTACTACCACAACAGGGTCACCCGAGGCTTCAACAGCCGGCGCTGGAACAAGTTTGTTCGTGATAATATGCTGCGCGAGGGCTACGTCTGCGTCTTCGAGCTGATGAAAGGCGCGACGAAGGCGACGATGACTGTCCACGTCCTTCGGAAGGTGGATGACAAGTTTGTCCTACTGGGCTAA